A genomic window from Tautonia rosea includes:
- a CDS encoding RNA recognition motif domain-containing protein, which translates to MAKRLYVGNLAYTVNDADLLALFEQYGAVRSAQVLKDRETNRSRGFGFVEMDNDDEADNAISALDGQDHSGRRLTVNEARPRTPGGNGGGGGGYGRGGGGGGYGGGGYGGGGGYGGGGGGGGYDRY; encoded by the coding sequence ATGGCGAAGCGACTCTACGTCGGGAACCTAGCCTACACGGTCAACGATGCGGACCTGCTCGCCCTGTTCGAGCAATATGGTGCGGTCCGCTCCGCGCAGGTTCTGAAAGATCGTGAAACTAACCGGAGCCGTGGCTTCGGCTTCGTTGAAATGGATAACGATGACGAGGCCGACAACGCGATTTCCGCGCTGGACGGCCAGGACCACTCCGGTCGTCGCTTGACGGTGAATGAGGCCCGGCCTCGGACGCCCGGTGGCAACGGCGGCGGTGGTGGTGGCTACGGCCGTGGTGGTGGTGGCGGCGGCTATGGCGGCGGCGGCTACGGCGGCGGTGGCGGCTACGGTGGCGGCGGTGGTGGCGGCGGCTACGACCGCTATT